The Aureimonas mangrovi genome includes a region encoding these proteins:
- a CDS encoding recombinase family protein yields the protein MATILYARVSTSEQTLSHQQTQAEAAGFTFDHVLADHGVSGVAVKMKDRPEGRRLFDMLRPGDTLVVRWVDRLGRNYEDVTDTIREFMRRGVTIRTIINGMVFDGQAKDPMSAAVRDALVGFMAAMAQAQAEATKEAQKAGIAAAKAKGGEEGGVYRGRKPSFTADQVAAVRDLLGKGLGVAEVSRSTGLSRQTIYRIKDDPAGASKALEVWA from the coding sequence ATGGCCACCATCCTCTACGCTCGCGTCTCCACCTCGGAACAGACCCTCTCTCATCAACAGACCCAAGCGGAAGCCGCGGGGTTTACCTTCGACCACGTGCTTGCGGACCATGGCGTCTCCGGGGTGGCGGTGAAGATGAAGGATCGCCCCGAAGGCCGGCGCCTCTTCGACATGCTGCGGCCCGGAGACACCCTTGTGGTGCGCTGGGTGGATCGCCTCGGGCGAAACTACGAGGACGTGACGGACACTATCCGCGAGTTCATGCGACGAGGTGTCACCATCCGCACCATCATCAACGGGATGGTCTTCGACGGACAGGCCAAGGACCCCATGTCGGCGGCCGTACGGGACGCGCTGGTGGGTTTCATGGCCGCCATGGCGCAGGCCCAGGCGGAGGCCACGAAGGAAGCGCAGAAGGCCGGCATTGCGGCTGCCAAGGCGAAGGGCGGTGAGGAAGGCGGGGTCTATCGAGGCCGCAAGCCCAGCTTCACGGCGGACCAAGTGGCGGCCGTTCGGGACCTTCTCGGCAAGGGCTTGGGCGTGGCGGAGGTTTCGCGGTCCACCGGCCTCTCCCGCCAGACCATCTACCGCATCAAGGACGACCCGGCCGGAGCCAGTAAGGCGCTTGAGGTTTGGGCTTGA
- a CDS encoding pyocin activator PrtN family protein, giving the protein MKTLFLLMARYDALPVIPIATVAADFFPHLGTQKLLRKIGAGEIALPLTRIEGSAKAAKGVYLQDLAAYIDVQAEAARKECRQLNGTAPAAYCTDRCTMASRLDGKLRLER; this is encoded by the coding sequence ATGAAGACCCTCTTCCTCCTCATGGCCCGCTACGACGCCTTGCCGGTGATCCCCATCGCCACCGTGGCGGCTGACTTCTTCCCGCACCTCGGCACGCAAAAGCTCCTCCGCAAGATTGGGGCGGGAGAGATCGCCCTACCGTTGACCAGGATTGAGGGGAGCGCGAAGGCGGCGAAGGGGGTCTACCTTCAGGACCTTGCGGCGTACATCGATGTGCAGGCGGAGGCGGCCCGGAAGGAGTGCCGACAGCTTAACGGCACGGCGCCGGCAGCATACTGCACTGATCGGTGCACTATGGCCTCACGCCTCGACGGGAAACTTCGCCTTGAGCGTTAG
- a CDS encoding tyrosine-type recombinase/integrase, whose protein sequence is MSVFKRSDRKPYYFDFQFRGQRYTGSTGCTCRKDAERVEAGLKREVKDAVMKARGRPLAFDAAVVRFLSEVGRFHADASGTERYFAWMLNELGWSTLLTAITNAEVARLVAKRRGEGVKPATVNRSLVEPLRNLLRRAEEVWEVPVAKIAWKTHRMKEPQERVREASVVEEADLLARIPDDYRPVIRFAILTGCRRAEIVGLRWHAVNFFQREFRVTGKGDLSRTIPMTDEIHALLWSLKDHHKTAVFTFEAQRTREGRTKGKRYPITVNGLQTAWNRHVRPFVEDFRFHDMRHTAATRLVRRTGNLRLAQRLLGHTNVETTSRYAHVTHEDLRAAMEAGAL, encoded by the coding sequence ATGTCAGTCTTTAAGAGGTCAGATCGCAAGCCGTACTATTTCGACTTTCAGTTTAGAGGACAGCGCTATACGGGCTCGACTGGATGCACGTGTCGCAAAGATGCGGAGCGGGTTGAGGCCGGGCTCAAGCGGGAAGTCAAAGATGCGGTGATGAAAGCTCGCGGCCGCCCCTTGGCTTTTGATGCGGCCGTTGTGCGGTTCCTCTCGGAGGTGGGCAGGTTTCACGCCGATGCCAGCGGGACAGAGCGCTACTTCGCCTGGATGCTCAACGAGCTTGGGTGGTCTACCCTCCTCACCGCCATCACCAACGCGGAGGTTGCCCGCCTCGTGGCCAAGCGCCGTGGGGAAGGCGTGAAGCCCGCCACGGTCAACCGCAGCCTAGTGGAACCTCTGCGCAACCTCCTGCGGCGTGCCGAAGAGGTGTGGGAAGTGCCAGTCGCGAAGATCGCCTGGAAGACCCACCGCATGAAGGAGCCCCAGGAGCGCGTCCGCGAGGCCAGCGTGGTGGAGGAGGCCGACCTTCTGGCCCGCATCCCTGACGACTACCGTCCGGTGATCCGCTTTGCGATCCTGACGGGGTGCCGCCGCGCCGAGATCGTCGGCTTGCGCTGGCACGCGGTGAACTTCTTCCAGCGTGAGTTCCGGGTGACGGGTAAGGGCGACCTCTCCCGCACCATCCCCATGACGGATGAAATCCACGCCCTCCTGTGGTCCCTCAAGGATCACCACAAGACAGCGGTCTTCACCTTCGAGGCCCAGCGCACCCGTGAGGGCCGCACCAAGGGCAAGCGGTATCCCATCACGGTCAACGGATTGCAGACCGCTTGGAACCGGCACGTCCGGCCCTTCGTGGAAGACTTCCGGTTTCATGACATGCGGCACACTGCGGCCACCCGTCTGGTGAGGCGCACGGGGAACTTGCGGCTGGCTCAACGCCTCCTCGGGCACACCAACGTGGAGACGACCAGCCGCTACGCGCATGTGACCCACGAGGACTTGAGGGCGGCGATGGAGGCTGGCGCGTTATGA
- a CDS encoding helix-turn-helix domain-containing protein encodes MLPVQSKMARAALGLGVRELAARAGVSPDTVARLERGEELKASTVASIRAALERAGAVFIEADGDGPGVRLKGGRTPLD; translated from the coding sequence ATGCTGCCTGTTCAATCTAAGATGGCTCGCGCAGCACTTGGCCTCGGTGTCCGTGAATTGGCTGCACGTGCGGGTGTCTCGCCGGATACGGTGGCGAGGCTGGAGCGGGGAGAGGAACTTAAGGCCAGCACGGTAGCCAGCATCCGGGCAGCATTGGAGCGAGCGGGCGCCGTTTTCATCGAGGCCGATGGGGACGGACCGGGTGTCCGGCTGAAAGGCGGCCGAACTCCATTGGATTGA